The genomic interval CATTGTATTGTTTTACCTCTTCCCATTGGACTGTCACTTTTATGCCTCCTATCACTATTTAGTGTTTGTTAATGGATTGAAGAAACCCTTTCACTATTTTACCAAAAATATTCGGTTGTTCCACATGGATTGCATGACCGGCATTTTCCACCACATGAAGATCACTCGCTGGTATGTATGCCTCCATAGCACGATTAATGGTAATAAACTTCGCATCCTCCTCACCGACCAAGAGCAGCACAGGTAAACGAAGAGATGAGAGTTCTCCCCACCAGGATGGCTGCACACCGGTCCCCATGGTCATGAGTGACTGTGCAAGCCCTTCTGCCGATTGCTGGAGTCGTTCATTACGTATACGTTGCTGTACATCTTTCGGCATGGTTCTCTGTGTACGAAACAATGGCAGCCCTTCCCAATAGTCGACAAATGTGTTGATTCCATTTGTTTTTATCCAAGAAGCCAGCTTTTCATCTTGATGCCGGCGACTAGAACGTTGTTGTTCGTCATTTAATCCGGGTGAAGCACTTTCCAGTGTAAGCGACATAACCCGGTCGGGATGCAGCATCGCCAACGATAATGCTGTTCGCCCACCCATCGAATAACCGATAAGATGCACTTTATCCAATTGCAGCTGATCCAGCAGATTCACCAAATCGCTACAAACCGCTTCCGTATCTTTTGGTTGACTGGCAGTTTTTCCATGACCGGGCAAATCAATCGCAATGGTCTTGAAATCCGGTAGCCAGCCGTTGATCAAGGAGTCCCACGTGCGGGAAGAACCGGTAAATCCGTGCAGCAGCACAACTGGCTCCCCGTCCCCATTCCATTCATACCAGTATACAGCATCACTTATTGTAACATACATGGAATCAACCCCTCGTTTGCAACAGTTCGTTTTCAATAGCCTGCCATTTATCATGGTGCCATTGCCTATTTTCCGTCCGGTCAGTTTTTACTTCAACGACTGATAATCCATCGTACCGATAACTTTCCTTGAGCACCTGCTGCAAATCCGACAAGTTCGTTGGCTGGTGATAAGTGCCACCATACATGGTAATGACCTGTCGGAAGTCAATATCCAGCGGTGTACCGAATAACGTTTCAAAATGTTTTTGATGGTCTACTTGCGGGAGAAAAGAAAAAATACCGCCACCGTTATTATTGATAACAAGGATTGTTATGTTCAACCTATAATGCTTAGCCGCTAAGAGCCCATTCATATCATGGAAAAAGGACAGATCGCCCAGAACGAGCGTAACAGGGATTCCTGACGCCCCAGCTCCCAAACCGCTGGAGACCATTCCGTCGATTCCATTCGCCCCCCGGTTCGCCAACACCTCCAGTGATGCAGTGGTAGACATGAAAAAGGTGTCCAAATCCCGTACCGCCATACTATTGCCGATATATATAGTGCTCCGATCAGGAATAACAGTCATAAGTCCGCGAATAGCTTCGCCCTCTGTAAGTTTTTCCTGCCCTTGTTGATTCAGCAAGTGTTTTTTGGCAATACGATTCATTTGTTGCCAGGTGTCTAACCACGTTTCGTCAGCGCTCGGGGTGGCAACCATGGCTGCCAAGTCTCTGCACAATGCCGTGCCATCAGCGTCGATAAATGCTGTTTGGTTTCCGGCCGGTTCTCGGTAACCAGTATGATTTTCAACGACAAACTGTTGCACATCTCTGTGTTCTTTCATAAAGAAAAGATACGCTTTCGAAACCGGCATCGCCCCAAAACGAATGATAAAATCTGGTTTCAGCTGTTTCCGGATGGTTTCATTCCGTAAAATCGCATCATACCCCTCTATTATATGATCTTTGGCATGCTTTCCGGCACGAAGCTGTGACAAAGGATCTGCCAATATAGGAACTCCCCACTGCCGTGCAAGGTGAGCTATGGCATCGGCAAGATTAGGATCAGGTTGCGGACCACAGACAATTAACCCTTTCCCGGAATGGCTCAATTTTTCACAAAGATTGTTCAATTGCTGAGGATCAAGTCTACGTCGTCCTTCCATCTTACCAAGAAATGAACCCTTTCCACGTTTTCCCCAGAGATCCTCAGTGGAGAAATCAGGTATTAATGGTTCCCGGAATGGAAAATTCAAATGCACCGGGCCGGCATTTCCTTCTCTTGCTATATGGACTGCGCGGGATGCTTTACTCCTCGCATAAGCAAGCATGTCTTCAGTGGCTTCCGGCAATGCCATTTCATGAAACCACTTAGTATAATCCCCATACAGCTTCAACTGTCCAATCGCCTGCGGTGCGCCAACATCACGCAGCTCGTGCGGCCTATCTGTTGTGAGGACAATCAATGGAACGCGACTGTAATATGCCTCAATGATCGCCGGAAAATAATTAGCGGCGGCTGTTCCTGAGGTGCATATAATGGCAACCGGACGTTTCATCTGTTTCGCCATTCCTAACGCAAAAAAAGCCGCGGACCGCTCGTCAATAATCACCCACTGGTTCAACTCAGGATGCTCCGTCATCGTCATTGCCATCGGGGTAGAGCGGGAACCGGGTGAAATAACAACGTCTGTCAATCCAGCAGCAACGAGTTCGTCAACAAAATTGGCTGTATACCGTGTCAGGTTTTCCGTATGATTCATTGCCGTCCCTCCAGTGCAGACAGCATTGGTCTGAATTTAATCATCGTCTCTTCATACTCCGCTTCCGGGTCTGAATCCTTTACAACACCACAACCGGCAAATAAGGACACCTTGTCTCCCTGTACGAGTCCGGACCGGATGGCCACAGCAAATTCCCCATTCCGGTTGCTGTCAAACCAGCCAACCGGGGCACCATACCAGCCACGGTCGAGCTGTTCATGCTTTCGGATAAAGTCCTTTGAGGCTTCCCGGGGAACACCACCAAGCGCCGGTGTGGGGTGCAATTTTTCGATAATGTCAAAAATACTGTACCCTCTTTTCAATTGTGCTGTTACCGGAGTGTATAAATGCTGTAGGTTTCTAAACGGATGAATGACCGGTGTTTCCGGGACATGAACGGCATCGCAATACGCTTCCATTGATTGTCTGATCATTTTCACGACAAAATCGTGCTCACTACGGTTCTTATCATCGTGGAGTAAGTTTTCACCGATTTCACGATCTTCTGCTTCCGTTTTTCCGCGTGGCGCTGTTCCGGCAAGACAAACCGAAAATAATTGATTGTTATCTTGCTTGACTAACCTTTCCGGAGAAGCGCCAACAAAGCAGTCGCCTGCACGTTCCACAGCAAACACATAACTATCCGGCTGTGTTTCCAACAAATTTCTTAAAATAGAAGCAACCTGTACGTCATCTGTCATTGTCACCCGCAGCTCACGAGCCAAGACAATTTTTTGTGCATCGTGTGCTTTTATCTTGTCCGCCGCAAGCTTTACAGTTTGTTTCCATTTGTCAGGTGCTATTTCTTGCTGTCCGGCGATGCCAGCGCACTCCGGTAACCTTTCTGAGCTGTTCACTAATATATCTTTAGCTTGTTCCACCCACTCGGTCAGCTCCTGCAAATCATCATTAGCCTTAACTTGAAGATTAATCGTCAAGTAATTACGAGCATTATGCTTAGTCAACAGCACATTCGGAACCTGAAACGACCGATGACTAAATTTATTCCATAGCGAAGATTTTCGAACACTTGGATCGAATGACATGCCCCCAAGCCCTACAACCCCAGTTCCAGGCACTTGATAAGGGTTGTCAATTATTGCTTCATCGACCAATTGCTGCCAGTGGTTTTCTATTGTTTCTGTTCGGTTCTCCTCTAATTCTATATTCCAAGCACAACCAACGCCGACAATGGAAAACTGTTCAGATGTACTCGTCCAAAAAACACGATCCATTGACAACGTCTTTGCCGACGCAAAGAACCGAACCGGATCAACTTCATGTATTTCTTCTGTCATACTTACCAATTGATTATACTCAGTTGTTTTCGCTTTGGTAATTGCTTTTGAAAGCAGCGATTCAAATGATTTTAATTTTACTTCAATCATTTTTATTATCCTCCATACCATTCACCATTTCAACTTACCATATCTATTTTATTCTTTTTTATTAAGTTCCTCAAGGATTGGTGTCTAATTGTGATGATTTCATGACGATAGGCAATTGACAGGCCTTAACGAATTGCCTAAACTTGTATTGATATAGTAAACGCTAAGTTGAATCCCAAAGCACTAAAGGAGAGGGGAAACGTGAATTCGACAAACGATAATTCAATAAAAGAGGCACTCAACGAACGCAGCGGCTTGCAAGTGTGGTGGCGTCTCTTACGTCCACATACACTGACAGCATCTATTGTTCCGGTATTTGTTGGAACGATGTTTGCACTGACAGAGGAGCATATTAACTTATTATTATTTTTAGCTATGCTTTTGGCATCCATCCTTATCCAATCTGCCACCAATATGTTCAACGAATATTATGACTTTATTCTGGGGTTGGATAATGATAAATCAGTCGGCATCGGTGGTACGATTGTCCGGGATGGTATTTCACCAAGAACGGTGCTTCGATTAGCAATTACGTTTTTTGCCATTGCCATTTTGTTAGGTGTTTATATCTGTATGGCATCAAGCTGGTGGATTGCTGTCATTGGCATCGTGTGTATGTTATTCGGTTATTTGTATACAGGTGGTCCGTACCCGATTGCCTACACACCATTCGGCGAGCTTTTCTCCGGATTTTTTATGGGGACGGTCATTATTGGAATCAGCTATTATATTCAAACATCAACACTGACAAGTTCGGTCATTTGGCTGTCGATACCGGTTGCGATTTTTATCGGGGCAATTATGCTTTCCAATAACATCCGTGATCTTGATGGAGATAAGGAAAATGGGCGGAAAACAGTCGCCATTCTGCTCGGACGGAAAAATGCCATTAGATTCCTGGCCATTTTATTTATCACCGCATACAGCTTAACCGTTATTTACATGATTACCGGAATTTTACCGATGTGGTCAATCCTGGCATTTTTAAGTATTTTTAAGGCAGCTGACGTTATTCGCAAATTCCGCGGCAAGACGAACTCGCTAGAAATGATGCCGGCCATGGCTGCCACAGGTAAAACGAACACAATGTATGGTTTCCTAATTGGCATTTCATTATTGGTCAGTGCCTATTTGTAATGAGAGGGGACTTATCTCATGGACTTTTCCGAAACATTAATGGAAACACTCGGTATTGAGACAAAGCTACTTGATGAAAATCTTGTCATCATGACCATGCCCGTTGATGAGCGTACACACCAGCCTGCAGGATTCTTGCACGGAGGTGCAAATGTCGCATTAGCCGAATCCGCCGCAAGTATCGGCGCATATATGAACATTGATAACGAAAAGTTCGACGTGTTTGGCATCGAAATCAATGCCAATCATATCAAATCCAAGCGCGAAGGTATTGTTACCGCCAAAGCAGAACCTTTGCATAAAGGAAGACAAACGATGGTGTGGGAAGTGCGGATCACCGATGAGCATAACCGACTTCTGTGCATATCCCGTTGTACCATTAGCGTCGTTCCTAAGAAAAAGTAAATGAAAGCGGGAGTGTCATGATGGCACTCCCGCTTTTTTAAAGTTCCTTATGCTGCTAAATTCGTCTGTTTTTGCTCTATCCAAGCCTTCATTTTAATAAATACGGGTACAAATAAGACGCCTACAATAACTCCCTTAATCATATTAAAAGGCAGCACTCCACCGGAAACTGTTATCCATTTCACCGTGGTTGCAGCCATTTCGGGAGCTCCTGTAAACCAAGCATAAGCCGGTAAGATCAGGTAATAGTTTAAAACGCTCATCCCAATTGCCATAACAATGGTACCAGTTACCAGCCCTGAAACCACACTCTTGACACCTTTTGACCGATGGTACAGTACAGCTACTGGTACGACAAACATAACCCCTGCAAAGAAGTTTGATGCCACACCTATCGGATCGCCGGCACCGGATACAACTAGATATAACAAATTTTTAATCCCTTCTACAATAATACCAGCCACCGGTGAAAATATCAGTGCCGCCATCAATGCCGGTACTTCACTGAAGTCTATTTTTAAATATGGTGGTAAAAATGGCAGTGGAAAATTCAAAAAGAATAGCACCAAAGAAATCGTTCCTAGCAATGCCAGGACAACAAGTTTAACTAATTTTGATGATTGCGCGGTTGGTCGCATCACCCGTCTCCTCCTTCATCCTCACCGATTCGCATCTTACACTGATGAAGGGTGAGCCGTATCCTGTCGCGTCTGGTTTTCGGTCCAAAACGTTAAACCGGAAACCTATCATAAAAAACCCTAAAACCTATTAGGGGCTTTAGGGTGTCACGTCACAGGAAAGTTAAGGTACACGCACGCATGCACCGAATTCCGGCTCGTCATCTTCTCCCATCCAGACTGTAACTGTCGGTCCCGGACTCACACCGGGTCCACCGCTGCATTCATGCAGACGGGTCACGGACTTAAAACAGCATAGTGCTTCTTACCGTCGGTCGGGAATTGCACCCTGCCCCGAAGATGGAATCGATATGTTATTTTACATGTATTATACTACAATTTTCTTTCATTGAAAAGTCATTTGCAGCTGTGAAATTAATCTTTCTACGACGTCTTCAACCGAATTTGAAGGTATCTAGTCATCTAATGGATTTAAACTTTCTTCACCCGTCATTTCAGACAGCATAGTAACAAGTAATTCTATCTCCTCATCCATATCCTTAAGACTAGACGTTTCGACAGGTGAGTGCATGTACCTGAGTGGCAGAGAAACCAGTGAAATGGGAACACCGGGACCGGTCAGTCGCATACGGTCTGCATCTGTCCCTGTCATACGTGGTGTCAGTTCATACTGTACACGAATATTCCGTCTTCTAGCTGTTTTTTCGAGCATCTTATTGATTTTAATGTTAATGGGAGCGCCTTTTGCCAGTACCGGACCGCCATCAAGTTTAACATCGCCGTGTTTATTTTTATTCACACCTGGATAATCCGTGGCAAATGTAACATCACAAGCGATGGCCATAGTTGGCTTAATACCGGCAGCAGCAAAATACGCACCTCCCATATTTGTTTCCTCATTTACGGTACTGGCCGCATAAACACCAACATCGCTTCCTCTATCTGAAAGCCGCCGCAGAACTTCAGCAACAATAAATGCCCCTGTCCGATTATCCAGACCGCGGCCGGATACATACCTGTCCATTAAAAGCTCTGGATTAGTCTTATAAACAGCCAAATCACCTATCTGTACAAACCGCTCCGCTTCTTCCTTTGTTTTATAACCGCAATCAATAAACAAATCTTCTAATCCGAAATCGTTTTTCAGGCCACCATGGTGTTGTGCATTGACACCGATAACCCCCGTTGATTCAGCGTTGTGCCCAAGTACGGTCACTTTCATTCCAACAGCAGCCTTTGGATTTATGCCACCCATTTTATCAAAATGAAGAAATCCCTCATCATCAATGCGGTTAATAACAAGTGCAATTTCGTCGCAATGACCTGCCAATAATACTTTAAATTCAGCATCCGGATTTATAATTCCAATTGCATTGCCGGCATTATCCGTCTTGATTTCATCCGCAAAATCCTTTACATAGTTTATCCATTTTTTCTGAATGGCCACCTCATCACTTGACGGTGACGGTGTATGCAACAAATCCATTAAAAACGACCTGTTCGCCTGCTCCATCAAAAAACCTCCCTCTCATACTCTTCCATACAATCATAGCAAATTTTTTCCACGACGCGTAGCCACACGAATAAATGCCCTATTGTAGATAATATAAAGCGAACCAAGCACTTTAATTTACAGAATATTCTTCTTCAGGTACACTTTAGAAAGAAAATGGTAAAAAAAGGAGCGTCGACTAATGACCCTTGAGCAATGGTTTGAGCAAGGCATGGACCCGGACACATATATAGAATCGATGCAGAAAAACAAAGAAAACTTACTACATATTTACGACCATTTCACATTACCGGAGGATGAGCAGTTTATTCGGAACTTGGCAGCGCATGACCTTCGCGTTATTGTGCTCACGGAGGACTGGTGTGGCGATGCGATGCTCAACACACCTATCTTGCTTCGTCTCACTGAACAGGCTGACATACCGGTTAAATTCCTACCCCGAGATGAAAACCTTGAGCTGATGGATCAATACTTGACTAATGGAACATCACGATCAATTCCCAAGTTCATTTTCATCGATAGCAATGGAAAAGAAGTGGCGGTATGGGGACCGAGAGCGGAAGAAATCCAGGAATTCGTCGACCATTCCAGACAGCAACTACCACCAAGCGATCACGATGATTATAAGGAAAAGTCAAAAGAAATACGCCGATTTATGACTAAATCCTTTCGTGACAATACTGACTTCTGGCAGGAAGTTTATGAAAGCATCAAAACCACTTTGAAAAGAAATTTGAATCTGTAATACTGGAACAGAAGATTTTTAGTTAAAGAAAAACCCGAGTCGATTCAGATATTTCTGAATCAACTCGGGTTTTTTGCTTAATGAAATAAGCGCAGGGAAAACACATATCGTTCGTATTTAGAACTGATTTGTTTAGTTTTTTTCCCAGTCTCTTCCTTATCATGACGGAAACATCTTTCAGCAAATGTCAATCACGCCCGTGTATGGACTGCAATTACCTTTTATGGCGTATGAAAGTTTTGGACCTTTGCCAATACTATGTGTGTAATTTTAATGGATTATCGTCATGCTATGATACATCCGGGCACGAACACAGAACAAAAGGAAGCGTCCTTGCAAGTAAAAGTTATATCGCTAAATTTTATAGTTTTTTATAAGGTCCTCCTAAGTCTATATTTTCTGACGTTACTAAAAACATGGGCAGGTGAACAAAGTGAATCTCGAAGTATTTAAACATATTTATTTCCGTATGCCGGCAGCTGTAAGGCTTCTCCTGTCTATTTTTGTACTCATGATCCTATTTGGATTTATCATTCACCTTGTCGAGCCAAATCAATTTCCATCCGTTTTTGATGGTGTATGGTGGGCGTTTATCACCGGCGCAACAGTCGGTTATGGTGATTATGTTCCACTTACTGTTCCAGGCAGAATCATTGGCATTCTTCTTCTACTTTCCGGCGGTGGCATGCTGACATTTTATATTACGACGCTCGCCGCAACCACTATTAATCATGAGAATAAGCTTTCAGAAGGGAAAGTCTCTTTTAACGGTAACCACCATATCGTAGTCATCGGCTGGAATGAGCGAACTAAACAGCTAACAGATATGATTGCCGATAAGGATTCTAACCAAGAAGTCGTGCTAATTGACCGGACATTGGACAAATTACCTTATCGTCATTATCCAGTTCATTTCATCCATGGAGATCCGAGCGAGGATGCCGTATTAATACAGGCCAATATTAAAGCCGCTGAGGCCGTCCTCATTTCGTCAGATATTACCATTGACGAGCGAAAAGCGGATATTAACACCATCTTATCCATCATCGCTGTTCGTGGGAACAATCAAGATGTCTCAATAAATGCAGAAATTCTAACCATCAGCCAAGTAGAAAATGCCATTCGGGCGGGTGCGGACACCGTTATAAGCTCAAATGATTTTATGAGTACACTGTTTTACCATGAGCTCTTCCATAAAGAACAGACAAAACCTTTTGAAACAGTGTTAACACTACTAAATAATCAACAATTTAACCACATTCCGCTTCCAGATAAGTTGGATGGAAACACCTTTAAAGAAACGGTACTGTTCTTCCTGGAAAACGGTGAACTTTTACTTGGAATAATTCGTGATGGCAAGTGGCATATGAATCCACGACCTGACATGGAACTTGACAAGGATGATACATTAATCATCCTCTCATCCTGGTAGTAACAATTCTTCTACCTTTCGCAGCACAGCTTCACCGACTTTCCTAGTTTCACGGTTCAAACCGGGATCAGCTACGGAAAAATCCAAGGTATCATTTTCATCGCTTTTTGCCGTTTCCGGGTATTCAAAATTAAGTAAATACGGCTTCTCTAGCCGTATTGTTACCCCCGGAAAATCTAATGAACCTTGAACGGCATAAAATGGAATACGCATTAAATAGTGTATGCCTTGGTCATTAATAATCAATTCAATTATCGATTGTTCATAATCCCAATTCGTTCGGATAATTGAACCTCCTGGCCTAAATCTCTCTTCCAGCACATAAAGTGGGTATATGTTGTTTTCCATCAAAGAGTGTAACGGAATCATGCCAGTTTACCTCCCTCGTTTTACAAAAGAAGCGTTATTCATTATTTTTTGCTCGAAAACAAAATATATGCTAAAATATCTTATTGTGTTAAAAGAATCGAATACAATATAGGAGTTGTTCAGCATGGGAGATAAGTTTGAAACTGGTAGATTTTAGAAGGAAAAGTTACCGGCATTCAGCCATATGGGGCATTTGTTGCTTTAGATGAAGAAACACAAGGTCTTGTTCATATTTCCGAAATAACACACGGCTATGTTAAGGATGTTCATGAGCACTTGGCAATCGGTGATGAAGTGAAAGTGAAGGTCTTAAGTGCCGATGAAGAAAATAACAAAGTTTCTTTATCCATCCGAGCAACCGAAGAACCGCCAAAAAACAATCCAACAAACCAGAAAAAGTATGAAGCTAATCAGTCGGATAACACAAATGCCGGTTTTAATACATTGAAAGATAAACTTGAGGAATGGATAAAACAATCAGAAAGGTAGAACAAGTAAGATCAAAGGCGAAAGCACCCTTGCAGGATAAAACCATCACGCCCTGCGCGTGCGCCACACTAGTACGCCCTGCACGTCGGAGCCGGACGTGGCTTATCTTGCAAGTAAAAGTTATATCGCTAAATTTTATACTTTCTTAACTAACAAAAAAGAGGCTTCTTCAAATATGCGTCATGAAAGACGAATTCGGCATATTTGAATTTGCCTCTTTTTATGATTTACCAATAATGTCCAACGCCAAACAAAGAACTTACATACCACCCATTAGCCCCCCTTCCATACGTTTACATTCGTTTATATACGTTATGTTACACAAAAATAGCTCTAGCTTGAATGAACAGCGAGAAATTAGGTAAAGTAAAAAGTACAAGGAGGAATATATATGACACATATCAGTTTTTCATGCACAAATGCATATCAGTTTTTCAAGCAAGAAGAAATGGACTACTTGAACGATTATATAGAAACTGCTCACTACAAACTTCATGAAAATACCGGTCAGGGCAGCGATTTTTTGGGGTGGCTCGATTTGCCGGAGAACATGGACAAAGAGGAATTCACGCGGATTAAAACCGCCTCAAAAAAAATCAAAAACGACTCCGATGTGCTGCTCGTTATTGGGATTGGCGGTTCGTATCTGGGGTCACGTGCGGCCATTGACATGCTTAATCATTCCTTTCAAAACTTACTTCCCGGGGACAAACGCCAAGCTCCTCAAATCATTTTCGCGGGTAATCATATCAGTTCGACATACATAAGTGAGCTGCAAGACATACTCGAAAATAAAGACGTATCCATTAACGTTATCTCTAAAAGTGGAACTACGACCGAGCCGGCGATAGCCTTCCGAGTTTTCCGTAAATTCCTTGAAGACAAATATGGTAAAGAAGAAGCGAGAAAACGAATCTACGCGACAACTGATAAAGAAAAAGGTGCTTTAAAAACCGTTGCGGAGGCAGAAGGATACGAAACATTCGTCATTCCTGATAATGTTGGAGGCAGATATTCCGTACTAACAGCAGTTGGACTATTGCCAATCGCTGTGAGCGGCATTGCAATCGATGAAATTATTCACGGTGCCAAAGTTGCCATGAATGATCTGAATGAGCCGAAACTCGCTAACAATCCGGCCTATCAATATGCGGCAGCTCGCAACATTTTATATAACAAAGGCAAGACGACAGAATTGCTGATTAACTACGAACCGCAACTCAACATGTTCAGTGAATGGTGGAAACAGCTCTTTGGCGAAAGTGAAGGCAAGGATCAGAAAGGTATTTTTCCGGCATCCGCCAATTTTACCACTGACCTTCACTCGATGGGACAATATATTCAGGATGGCCGCCGCGACCTGTTCGAGACTGTTCTGCACATTAATAAGCCAAAGAAAGCTATCATGGTAGAAGAGGACACAGACAATGCTGATGGACTTAATTATTTGGCTGGAAAAACGCTGCACGAAATCAATGACAAAGCCTATCAGGGAACACTGCTAGCACATACGGACGGCGGGGTGCCAAATTTAGTCATTGAGGTGCCAACACTTGATGCATATACGTTTGGCTACCTTGTATACTTTTTCGAGAAAGCATGTGCGGTGAGCGGTTACTTGCTCGGTGTCAACCCGTTCGATCAGCCCGGCGTGGAAGCATATAAGAAAAATATGTTTGCACTTCTCGGCAAGCCGGGATTTGAGGATGAAAAAGAAAAGCTTGAAAAAAGACTAAAATAACAATTCGGGCAATTTTTTGCTATAAGACGTTTAAATTCTGGATGTGGGGGTAATACTTTAAACGTAAGACTTTCTCGTATTCCCCCTGTTAAGCAAAGCGTCAATAACGCTTTGCTATTTTTTTGTACTTAAGGTTGAACAGGATCTCATTCAGCGGGATAAATGCTTGGCAGTTTAACCTCTACCCATTTTCCAGTATAATAGTAAACGGAATTATTAGCTATTAGAGCAGGAGGTTAAATAATGGCGGCTTTTGAAAAAGTATATGACCGTACAAATACTCGTTCCGTCAAATGGGACATGCGAAAGAATGTATTCCAAACCGATAATGTATTGCCGATGTGGGTAGCAGATATGGATTTTCAAGCACCACAGGCAGTTAATGATGCATTAATCGAGCGCGCAAAACATGGCATTTATGGATATACAACAATTGATAGTGACGTGAGAAATGCTATTATCAGCTGGATTTCCAGGCGGCACAGCTGGGAAATCAAGGACGATTGGCTTTCATTCAGCCCGGGGGTCGTTGCAAGCTTACATATGGCTGTTCAGGCGTTTACCGATCCCGGTGACAGCATTCTCATTCAGACACCTGTATACACCCCTTTTTACAATGTCATTGAAACACATGACCGAACGATTGTGAAAAATCCGTTGCGGCGAAAAGATCACTATTACCATATTGATTTTGAAGATTTCGAGGAAAAATTAAAAACCGGTGTGAAGGCATTCATTCTTTGCTCCCCGCACAATCCGGTTGGACGTGTGTGGACAGAAGAAGAACTGAAAGAAATGGCCCGGCTTTGCCTGAAACATGACGTACTCATTCTATCTGATGAAATACATGCAGACCT from Lentibacillus cibarius carries:
- the menH gene encoding 2-succinyl-6-hydroxy-2,4-cyclohexadiene-1-carboxylate synthase, giving the protein MYVTISDAVYWYEWNGDGEPVVLLHGFTGSSRTWDSLINGWLPDFKTIAIDLPGHGKTASQPKDTEAVCSDLVNLLDQLQLDKVHLIGYSMGGRTALSLAMLHPDRVMSLTLESASPGLNDEQQRSSRRHQDEKLASWIKTNGINTFVDYWEGLPLFRTQRTMPKDVQQRIRNERLQQSAEGLAQSLMTMGTGVQPSWWGELSSLRLPVLLLVGEEDAKFITINRAMEAYIPASDLHVVENAGHAIHVEQPNIFGKIVKGFLQSINKH
- the menD gene encoding 2-succinyl-5-enolpyruvyl-6-hydroxy-3-cyclohexene-1-carboxylic-acid synthase → MNHTENLTRYTANFVDELVAAGLTDVVISPGSRSTPMAMTMTEHPELNQWVIIDERSAAFFALGMAKQMKRPVAIICTSGTAAANYFPAIIEAYYSRVPLIVLTTDRPHELRDVGAPQAIGQLKLYGDYTKWFHEMALPEATEDMLAYARSKASRAVHIAREGNAGPVHLNFPFREPLIPDFSTEDLWGKRGKGSFLGKMEGRRRLDPQQLNNLCEKLSHSGKGLIVCGPQPDPNLADAIAHLARQWGVPILADPLSQLRAGKHAKDHIIEGYDAILRNETIRKQLKPDFIIRFGAMPVSKAYLFFMKEHRDVQQFVVENHTGYREPAGNQTAFIDADGTALCRDLAAMVATPSADETWLDTWQQMNRIAKKHLLNQQGQEKLTEGEAIRGLMTVIPDRSTIYIGNSMAVRDLDTFFMSTTASLEVLANRGANGIDGMVSSGLGAGASGIPVTLVLGDLSFFHDMNGLLAAKHYRLNITILVINNNGGGIFSFLPQVDHQKHFETLFGTPLDIDFRQVITMYGGTYHQPTNLSDLQQVLKESYRYDGLSVVEVKTDRTENRQWHHDKWQAIENELLQTRG
- a CDS encoding isochorismate synthase MenF translates to MIEVKLKSFESLLSKAITKAKTTEYNQLVSMTEEIHEVDPVRFFASAKTLSMDRVFWTSTSEQFSIVGVGCAWNIELEENRTETIENHWQQLVDEAIIDNPYQVPGTGVVGLGGMSFDPSVRKSSLWNKFSHRSFQVPNVLLTKHNARNYLTINLQVKANDDLQELTEWVEQAKDILVNSSERLPECAGIAGQQEIAPDKWKQTVKLAADKIKAHDAQKIVLARELRVTMTDDVQVASILRNLLETQPDSYVFAVERAGDCFVGASPERLVKQDNNQLFSVCLAGTAPRGKTEAEDREIGENLLHDDKNRSEHDFVVKMIRQSMEAYCDAVHVPETPVIHPFRNLQHLYTPVTAQLKRGYSIFDIIEKLHPTPALGGVPREASKDFIRKHEQLDRGWYGAPVGWFDSNRNGEFAVAIRSGLVQGDKVSLFAGCGVVKDSDPEAEYEETMIKFRPMLSALEGRQ
- a CDS encoding 1,4-dihydroxy-2-naphthoate polyprenyltransferase; protein product: MNSTNDNSIKEALNERSGLQVWWRLLRPHTLTASIVPVFVGTMFALTEEHINLLLFLAMLLASILIQSATNMFNEYYDFILGLDNDKSVGIGGTIVRDGISPRTVLRLAITFFAIAILLGVYICMASSWWIAVIGIVCMLFGYLYTGGPYPIAYTPFGELFSGFFMGTVIIGISYYIQTSTLTSSVIWLSIPVAIFIGAIMLSNNIRDLDGDKENGRKTVAILLGRKNAIRFLAILFITAYSLTVIYMITGILPMWSILAFLSIFKAADVIRKFRGKTNSLEMMPAMAATGKTNTMYGFLIGISLLVSAYL
- a CDS encoding hotdog fold thioesterase, producing the protein MDFSETLMETLGIETKLLDENLVIMTMPVDERTHQPAGFLHGGANVALAESAASIGAYMNIDNEKFDVFGIEINANHIKSKREGIVTAKAEPLHKGRQTMVWEVRITDEHNRLLCISRCTISVVPKKK
- a CDS encoding ECF transporter S component — its product is MRPTAQSSKLVKLVVLALLGTISLVLFFLNFPLPFLPPYLKIDFSEVPALMAALIFSPVAGIIVEGIKNLLYLVVSGAGDPIGVASNFFAGVMFVVPVAVLYHRSKGVKSVVSGLVTGTIVMAIGMSVLNYYLILPAYAWFTGAPEMAATTVKWITVSGGVLPFNMIKGVIVGVLFVPVFIKMKAWIEQKQTNLAA
- a CDS encoding M20/M25/M40 family metallo-hydrolase, which produces MEQANRSFLMDLLHTPSPSSDEVAIQKKWINYVKDFADEIKTDNAGNAIGIINPDAEFKVLLAGHCDEIALVINRIDDEGFLHFDKMGGINPKAAVGMKVTVLGHNAESTGVIGVNAQHHGGLKNDFGLEDLFIDCGYKTKEEAERFVQIGDLAVYKTNPELLMDRYVSGRGLDNRTGAFIVAEVLRRLSDRGSDVGVYAASTVNEETNMGGAYFAAAGIKPTMAIACDVTFATDYPGVNKNKHGDVKLDGGPVLAKGAPINIKINKMLEKTARRRNIRVQYELTPRMTGTDADRMRLTGPGVPISLVSLPLRYMHSPVETSSLKDMDEEIELLVTMLSEMTGEESLNPLDD